The proteins below come from a single Leptidea sinapis chromosome 20, ilLepSina1.1, whole genome shotgun sequence genomic window:
- the LOC126970084 gene encoding uncharacterized protein LOC126970084 isoform X3 — translation MSTTDWIDSCASDDPRQSIRTASMCNACPECTSVDGSARAVAFHDLTVVPEEGEQENKSGTASPCECEDCQKEEKSCYSNDNKDKLVDSNQKTENQPVTKQPTQSQSNTHLQPNTEDNENERTVDVLVHDAPNMPSFFQSVTSHPVHFPGPPPPGFVMAPYQAPRFPTGGNVEDLLGDVQHSQTTIHTTYIQQNSVFMCNTQKILQKHCCCQKQDEKQETDEQPKCYVTEKNIELTYDYPRATPVASSPSPKSSDDVQTTTTEVASTVVFVEKRIPIKPKKFDFFFRSRSAPVGDNEEPIYATVNKLPKRLRRMELANLEKEVAYKSGDTNSSRTEIQKTDSEQAQPPDDDTSRSEKEKPIIQRPESPKAKKRKRFSLTFKKRERKKRDKKKELKNGTKNGVPLQVESDNERLIEEQEQKHKTCTRHRARNTTSSASSCPRYKRDSYQEMTTSHSEVERTNSVCSSVNSLASACTHKSRKLSAVPQNDSIPWCGCWGAGCV, via the exons ATGAGTACGACAGACTGGATAGACTCCTGCGCGAGCGACGATCCTCGCCAGAGCATTCGGAC CGCGTCGATGTGCAACGCTTGTCCCGAGTGCACGAGCGTGGACGGGTCTGCGCGCGCTGTCGCCTTTCATGACCTCACGGTAGTTCCCGAAGAGGGGGAACAGGAGAATAAG AGCGGCACAGCGTCGCCCTGTGAATGCGAAGATTgtcaaaaagaagaaaaaagttGTTATAGTAACGATAATAAGGATAAACTTGTAGATAGTAACCAGAAGACAGAAAATCAGCCTGTGACCAAACAACCGACGCAATCACAAAGCAATACGCATTTGCAGCCAAATACGGAAGACAATGAAAACGAACGCACTGTAGATGTGTTGGTACATGATGCGCCAAATATGCCTAGCTTTTTCCAATCAGTGACGTCACACCCAGTACATTTCCCTGGACCGCCGCCTCCGGGATTTGTAATGGCTCCGTATCAAGCACCGCGCTTTCCTACAGGTGGTAACGTAGAGGACTTATTAGGCGATGTACAACATTCCCAAACAACTATCCATACTACTTACATCCAGCAAAACTCAGTATTTATGTGCAACACACAGAAAATACTGCAAAAGCATTGTTGCTGCCAAAAACAAGACGAAAAACAGGAAACCGATGAGCAACCAAAGTGTTACGTTACTGAGAAAAATATAGAACTGACATACGACTATCCAAGAGCGACGCCTGTTGCTAGCAGTCCAAGTCCAAAGTCTAGCGACGACGTGCAAACGACGACAACAGAAGTGGCTAGCACGGTCGTCTTTGTAGAAAAACGAATTCCGATTAAGCCGAAAAAGTTTGACTTCTTCTTTCGATCACGTTCGGCACCCGTGGGCGATAATGAAGAGCCAATATACGCGACTGTCAACAAACTCCCAAAGCGCCTCCGACGAATGGAATTGGCCAATTTAGAAAAAGAAGTCGCATACAAATCTGGCGACACAAACTCGTCTCGAACTGAAATCCAAAAGACAGATTCCGAGCAAGCACAACCTCCGGACGACGACACAAGCCGCTCTGAAAAAGAAAAGCCTATAATCCAGAGACCTGAGTCACCAAAAGCAAAGAAGCGAAAAAGGTTTTCGCTGACGTTCAAAAAGCGCGAGCGGAAGAAGAGAGATAAGAAAAAGGAATTGAAGAACGGGACTAAAAACGGGGTGCCGTTACAAGTGGAGAGTGACAATGAGAGACTGATTGAGGAGCAGGAACAGAAGCACAAGACTTGCACAAGACACCGGGCGAGGAACACGACGTCGTCTGCGAGCTCATGCCCGCGCTACAAGCGGGACAGCTACCAG GAGATGACAACCTCACATTCAGAAGTGGAGCGAACGAACAGTGTTTGTTCATCAGTGAACTCTTTAGCTTCAGCGTGTACACATAAATCTAGAAAATTATCAGCAGTACCCCAAAACGATTCAATACCGTGGTGTGGATGTTGGGGCGCTGGTTGTGTGTAA
- the LOC126970084 gene encoding uncharacterized protein LOC126970084 isoform X2, with protein MSGMTGASMLRTRRKDVNVKPNRKLDRKSSRGMLYENEELRLRTININAEIERGQSDIKKLKRENEQLKREISALRYEYDRLDRLLRERRSSPEHSDDSASMCNACPECTSVDGSARAVAFHDLTVVPEEGEQENKSGTASPCECEDCQKEEKSCYSNDNKDKLVDSNQKTENQPVTKQPTQSQSNTHLQPNTEDNENERTVDVLVHDAPNMPSFFQSVTSHPVHFPGPPPPGFVMAPYQAPRFPTGGNVEDLLGDVQHSQTTIHTTYIQQNSVFMCNTQKILQKHCCCQKQDEKQETDEQPKCYVTEKNIELTYDYPRATPVASSPSPKSSDDVQTTTTEVASTVVFVEKRIPIKPKKFDFFFRSRSAPVGDNEEPIYATVNKLPKRLRRMELANLEKEVAYKSGDTNSSRTEIQKTDSEQAQPPDDDTSRSEKEKPIIQRPESPKAKKRKRFSLTFKKRERKKRDKKKELKNGTKNGVPLQVESDNERLIEEQEQKHKTCTRHRARNTTSSASSCPRYKRDSYQEMTTSHSEVERTNSVCSSVNSLASACTHKSRKLSAVPQNDSIPWCGCWGAGCV; from the exons ATGTCCGGAATGACAGGAGCCAGTATGCTGCGCACGCGCAGAAAAGATGTCAACGTCAAACCGAATCGCAA ATTGGACAGAAAGTCTTCACGGGGCATGCTTTACGAGAACGAGGAGCTCCGTTTGCGAACCATCAACATCAATGCTGAAATTGAAAGAG GGCAATCCGACATAAAGAAATTGAAACGAGAGAATGAGCAGCTGAAACGAGAGATATCAGCACTCCGGTATGAGTACGACAGACTGGATAGACTCCTGCGCGAGCGACGATCCTCGCCAGAGCATTCGGAC GACAGCGCGTCGATGTGCAACGCTTGTCCCGAGTGCACGAGCGTGGACGGGTCTGCGCGCGCTGTCGCCTTTCATGACCTCACGGTAGTTCCCGAAGAGGGGGAACAGGAGAATAAG AGCGGCACAGCGTCGCCCTGTGAATGCGAAGATTgtcaaaaagaagaaaaaagttGTTATAGTAACGATAATAAGGATAAACTTGTAGATAGTAACCAGAAGACAGAAAATCAGCCTGTGACCAAACAACCGACGCAATCACAAAGCAATACGCATTTGCAGCCAAATACGGAAGACAATGAAAACGAACGCACTGTAGATGTGTTGGTACATGATGCGCCAAATATGCCTAGCTTTTTCCAATCAGTGACGTCACACCCAGTACATTTCCCTGGACCGCCGCCTCCGGGATTTGTAATGGCTCCGTATCAAGCACCGCGCTTTCCTACAGGTGGTAACGTAGAGGACTTATTAGGCGATGTACAACATTCCCAAACAACTATCCATACTACTTACATCCAGCAAAACTCAGTATTTATGTGCAACACACAGAAAATACTGCAAAAGCATTGTTGCTGCCAAAAACAAGACGAAAAACAGGAAACCGATGAGCAACCAAAGTGTTACGTTACTGAGAAAAATATAGAACTGACATACGACTATCCAAGAGCGACGCCTGTTGCTAGCAGTCCAAGTCCAAAGTCTAGCGACGACGTGCAAACGACGACAACAGAAGTGGCTAGCACGGTCGTCTTTGTAGAAAAACGAATTCCGATTAAGCCGAAAAAGTTTGACTTCTTCTTTCGATCACGTTCGGCACCCGTGGGCGATAATGAAGAGCCAATATACGCGACTGTCAACAAACTCCCAAAGCGCCTCCGACGAATGGAATTGGCCAATTTAGAAAAAGAAGTCGCATACAAATCTGGCGACACAAACTCGTCTCGAACTGAAATCCAAAAGACAGATTCCGAGCAAGCACAACCTCCGGACGACGACACAAGCCGCTCTGAAAAAGAAAAGCCTATAATCCAGAGACCTGAGTCACCAAAAGCAAAGAAGCGAAAAAGGTTTTCGCTGACGTTCAAAAAGCGCGAGCGGAAGAAGAGAGATAAGAAAAAGGAATTGAAGAACGGGACTAAAAACGGGGTGCCGTTACAAGTGGAGAGTGACAATGAGAGACTGATTGAGGAGCAGGAACAGAAGCACAAGACTTGCACAAGACACCGGGCGAGGAACACGACGTCGTCTGCGAGCTCATGCCCGCGCTACAAGCGGGACAGCTACCAG GAGATGACAACCTCACATTCAGAAGTGGAGCGAACGAACAGTGTTTGTTCATCAGTGAACTCTTTAGCTTCAGCGTGTACACATAAATCTAGAAAATTATCAGCAGTACCCCAAAACGATTCAATACCGTGGTGTGGATGTTGGGGCGCTGGTTGTGTGTAA
- the LOC126970084 gene encoding uncharacterized protein LOC126970084 isoform X1 — translation MSLWVLVDAWRENGIMSGMTGASMLRTRRKDVNVKPNRKLDRKSSRGMLYENEELRLRTININAEIERGQSDIKKLKRENEQLKREISALRYEYDRLDRLLRERRSSPEHSDDSASMCNACPECTSVDGSARAVAFHDLTVVPEEGEQENKSGTASPCECEDCQKEEKSCYSNDNKDKLVDSNQKTENQPVTKQPTQSQSNTHLQPNTEDNENERTVDVLVHDAPNMPSFFQSVTSHPVHFPGPPPPGFVMAPYQAPRFPTGGNVEDLLGDVQHSQTTIHTTYIQQNSVFMCNTQKILQKHCCCQKQDEKQETDEQPKCYVTEKNIELTYDYPRATPVASSPSPKSSDDVQTTTTEVASTVVFVEKRIPIKPKKFDFFFRSRSAPVGDNEEPIYATVNKLPKRLRRMELANLEKEVAYKSGDTNSSRTEIQKTDSEQAQPPDDDTSRSEKEKPIIQRPESPKAKKRKRFSLTFKKRERKKRDKKKELKNGTKNGVPLQVESDNERLIEEQEQKHKTCTRHRARNTTSSASSCPRYKRDSYQEMTTSHSEVERTNSVCSSVNSLASACTHKSRKLSAVPQNDSIPWCGCWGAGCV, via the exons GTTCTAGTCGACGCATGGAGAGAGAACGGCATCATGTCCGGAATGACAGGAGCCAGTATGCTGCGCACGCGCAGAAAAGATGTCAACGTCAAACCGAATCGCAA ATTGGACAGAAAGTCTTCACGGGGCATGCTTTACGAGAACGAGGAGCTCCGTTTGCGAACCATCAACATCAATGCTGAAATTGAAAGAG GGCAATCCGACATAAAGAAATTGAAACGAGAGAATGAGCAGCTGAAACGAGAGATATCAGCACTCCGGTATGAGTACGACAGACTGGATAGACTCCTGCGCGAGCGACGATCCTCGCCAGAGCATTCGGAC GACAGCGCGTCGATGTGCAACGCTTGTCCCGAGTGCACGAGCGTGGACGGGTCTGCGCGCGCTGTCGCCTTTCATGACCTCACGGTAGTTCCCGAAGAGGGGGAACAGGAGAATAAG AGCGGCACAGCGTCGCCCTGTGAATGCGAAGATTgtcaaaaagaagaaaaaagttGTTATAGTAACGATAATAAGGATAAACTTGTAGATAGTAACCAGAAGACAGAAAATCAGCCTGTGACCAAACAACCGACGCAATCACAAAGCAATACGCATTTGCAGCCAAATACGGAAGACAATGAAAACGAACGCACTGTAGATGTGTTGGTACATGATGCGCCAAATATGCCTAGCTTTTTCCAATCAGTGACGTCACACCCAGTACATTTCCCTGGACCGCCGCCTCCGGGATTTGTAATGGCTCCGTATCAAGCACCGCGCTTTCCTACAGGTGGTAACGTAGAGGACTTATTAGGCGATGTACAACATTCCCAAACAACTATCCATACTACTTACATCCAGCAAAACTCAGTATTTATGTGCAACACACAGAAAATACTGCAAAAGCATTGTTGCTGCCAAAAACAAGACGAAAAACAGGAAACCGATGAGCAACCAAAGTGTTACGTTACTGAGAAAAATATAGAACTGACATACGACTATCCAAGAGCGACGCCTGTTGCTAGCAGTCCAAGTCCAAAGTCTAGCGACGACGTGCAAACGACGACAACAGAAGTGGCTAGCACGGTCGTCTTTGTAGAAAAACGAATTCCGATTAAGCCGAAAAAGTTTGACTTCTTCTTTCGATCACGTTCGGCACCCGTGGGCGATAATGAAGAGCCAATATACGCGACTGTCAACAAACTCCCAAAGCGCCTCCGACGAATGGAATTGGCCAATTTAGAAAAAGAAGTCGCATACAAATCTGGCGACACAAACTCGTCTCGAACTGAAATCCAAAAGACAGATTCCGAGCAAGCACAACCTCCGGACGACGACACAAGCCGCTCTGAAAAAGAAAAGCCTATAATCCAGAGACCTGAGTCACCAAAAGCAAAGAAGCGAAAAAGGTTTTCGCTGACGTTCAAAAAGCGCGAGCGGAAGAAGAGAGATAAGAAAAAGGAATTGAAGAACGGGACTAAAAACGGGGTGCCGTTACAAGTGGAGAGTGACAATGAGAGACTGATTGAGGAGCAGGAACAGAAGCACAAGACTTGCACAAGACACCGGGCGAGGAACACGACGTCGTCTGCGAGCTCATGCCCGCGCTACAAGCGGGACAGCTACCAG GAGATGACAACCTCACATTCAGAAGTGGAGCGAACGAACAGTGTTTGTTCATCAGTGAACTCTTTAGCTTCAGCGTGTACACATAAATCTAGAAAATTATCAGCAGTACCCCAAAACGATTCAATACCGTGGTGTGGATGTTGGGGCGCTGGTTGTGTGTAA